Proteins co-encoded in one Pelobates fuscus isolate aPelFus1 chromosome 5, aPelFus1.pri, whole genome shotgun sequence genomic window:
- the BRI3BP gene encoding BRI3-binding protein has protein sequence MDPRRPALPCLILILLLLAGALGVQATRNRGHDKQNNSFRKAATGFYQTMSSVFGEDNVRTVQKFFSRLTERFVYGIDILVDTLWRIWTDLLDVLGIDASNLTHYFSPVAVANNPTRALMLVVAVLIAYWFASLFLGFFFYILHILFGRFFWLVRVSLFALSCIYILQKYEGEPEHAMLPLCFVVAVYFMTGPVGLYWRRSSSNLEDKIDHLDSQIRLLNIRLTRVIESLDRASDQ, from the exons ATGGATCCCCGCCGCCCAGCACTGCCATGCCTTATACTCATACTCCTGCTGCTGGCGGGGGCCCTCGGCGTCCAGGCCACCAGGAACCGGGGCCACGACAAGCAGAACAACTCCTTCCGCAAGGCAGCCACCGGCTTCTACCAGACCATGAGCAGTGTGTTCGGAGAGGACAACGTGAGGACCGTGCAGAAG tTTTTCTCACGACTGACGGAAAGGTTTGTCTATGGTATAGATATATTGGTGGACACTCTCTGGAGAATATGGACAGATCTCCTTGATGTTCTTGGAATTGATG catccaacctgacacactACTTCAGTCCTGTAGCAGTGGCTAACAACCCAACCCGAGCCCTTATGTTGGTGGTTGCTGTTCTGATTGCCTACTGGTTCGCATCCCTGTTCCTGGGATTCTTCTTTTACATCTTACACATCCTGTTTGGGCGATTCTTCTGGTTGGTCAGAGTGTCCCTCTTTGCACTCTCATGTATCTACATCCTACAGAAGTATGAAGGGGAGCCTGAACATGCCATGCTGCCTCTTTGTTTTGTGGTGGCCGTCTATTTTATGACAGGGCCTGTAGGCCTTTACTGGAGGCGAAGCAGCAGCAACTTAGAAGATAAGATTGACCACTTAGACAGTCAAATAAGGCTTTTAAACATCCGTCTTACAAGGGTTATAGAGAGTCTGGATAGAGCCAGTGACCAGTAA